The following coding sequences are from one Pseudonocardia sp. EC080619-01 window:
- a CDS encoding phage holin family protein — translation MTVASNSQSGDAEVPPVLPSIPLTPEPGPRDASLGALAKDVTTHLSTLVRSEVELAKAEVSAEVKKGVQGSVFFVIAAAIGLFSLFYLFFTLAEFLSLWLNRAAGFGITFLVMLLTAGLFGFLGYLRVRKIRKPERTIDSLKDSAQVLTQRGKGDNVRELSDGPSGRHSAAG, via the coding sequence ATGACGGTGGCCAGCAACAGCCAGTCCGGCGACGCGGAGGTTCCGCCCGTCCTGCCCTCGATCCCGCTCACTCCCGAGCCGGGCCCGCGTGACGCGTCGCTCGGCGCGCTCGCCAAGGACGTGACGACGCACCTGTCCACCCTGGTGCGGTCCGAGGTGGAGCTCGCCAAGGCCGAGGTGTCGGCGGAGGTCAAGAAGGGCGTCCAGGGCAGCGTCTTCTTCGTGATCGCCGCGGCGATCGGGCTGTTCAGCCTGTTCTACCTGTTCTTCACCCTCGCCGAGTTCCTGTCGCTGTGGCTGAACCGCGCGGCCGGGTTCGGGATCACCTTCCTGGTCATGCTGCTCACCGCCGGGCTGTTCGGGTTCCTCGGCTACCTGCGGGTCCGGAAGATCCGCAAGCCGGAGCGCACGATCGACTCGCTGAAGGACTCCGCGCAGGTGCTCACCCAGCGGGGCAAGGGCGACAACGTGCGTG
- the arfB gene encoding alternative ribosome rescue aminoacyl-tRNA hydrolase ArfB: MDDGGVQVRRGFVVPERELRWRFSRASGPGGQGVNTTDSRVELSFDVAGSPSVPEDLRDRALQRLGGRLVDGVLTITAAEHRSQLRNREAARQRLAGVLGEATAAGPRTRRPTRPTAGSRRRRLDAKTRRGQIKKLRGRPDE; the protein is encoded by the coding sequence GTGGACGACGGCGGGGTGCAGGTGCGGCGCGGGTTCGTCGTACCCGAGCGGGAGCTGCGCTGGCGCTTCTCCCGTGCGTCCGGTCCGGGCGGGCAGGGCGTGAACACGACCGACTCGCGGGTGGAGCTGTCGTTCGACGTCGCGGGCTCGCCGAGCGTCCCGGAGGACCTGCGGGACCGCGCACTGCAACGGCTGGGCGGCCGGCTGGTCGACGGCGTCCTCACGATCACCGCCGCCGAACACCGCAGCCAGCTCCGGAACCGGGAGGCGGCGCGGCAACGGCTCGCCGGCGTCCTCGGCGAGGCGACGGCCGCGGGCCCGCGCACGCGCCGCCCCACCCGTCCGACGGCGGGATCGAGGCGCCGCAGGCTGGACGCGAAGACACGACGGGGACAGATCAAGAAGCTGCGGGGGCGTCCGGACGAGTGA